The Bdellovibrio bacteriovorus W nucleotide sequence AGCAACATACAAATATAAGTATATAATAGATTTATAATTTAGCTCTTGCTTGTTGCCATAAAACCTTTCCAAATATTCTTGTTAATAATCAAATTTCTAGAGATTACATTTGTTTCAGTTGTGACCTTTCTACGAAGAGCCGTAGCCTATACTAGTCATATATACGAAATGTTCATTTATCTTGAAAGTGCTAGACAAAGGAGTCACTTATGAAATTACGCAATCACCTTTCTCTATCAGGCTTGCTTGTGGCCGCAGTCCTCGTCGTCGGTTGCGCTAGCAAACCCCCTCAGTACGAAAACATTTCATCCAGCGCGAATCCAAGCTCTGAGATCGAAAGGACTGAAGAAATGCTTCGCGAAGCGCGTGAGCGCCAAGTGGATGTACTTTCTCCAGATAACTACGCGGATGCTCGAAAAGCTTTAGAAAAAGCTAAAGAACAACGTCGCAATGGCGCCTCTAACGAAAAAGTTCTGACGGAAGTGGCCTATGCTCGCGGGTGGCTCGATGAAGCCAACGCGAAATCCCAAATCACGGAAACCGCTATTAGTGATATTAGAGATGCCCGCGCTGGCGCCTTGCGTGCCGGAGCTCCACAAATGTTTTCGTCTGAATGGGATAAGTATGAAAAAGAGCTAAAGAGTGTCACCTCTTCAATTGAAAAAAACAATCTTTCTCCGGCCGAGAAAAAAGGAAACGACCTAGTCACTCGCTATCGTGACCTTGAAATAAAATCCGTTCGCCATGCACAGCTCGGTGAGGCGGAAAAAATACTCGAATCAGCTCGTAAAGATGATGCCGAAAAAAGAGCACCAAAAACATACGAGATGGCTTCAACGACATTTAGAAACGCCGAAAGAACGATTGCCCGTGACTCTCGCAATATGGCAATGATTCAGGAAGTTTCGCGTGATGCTGATATGAGAGCTCGCCATCTTTCAGAAGTGATGGAGAAAGTAAAAGCTGGTAATACGGAAGCCTTGGTTCTTACCGCCGAAAGACAACGTCATGATCTCAAAGATCTTCGCCGCGATTATGCTTCTACGGAAAGTGAACTGAATCAGACTTCCCAAGAGCGCGACCGACTTCAACAAACTTATATTGCATCAACCTCTGCAGAAAAAATTCGTAAACACTTTAAGCCAAACGAAGCCGAAGTCTTTACACAAAATGGCAAAGTCATGGTTCGCCTCAAAGGTCTGCAATTCCCGACAGGAAAAGACACCATCGGGCCTCGCAACCAAGCTCTGCTTAACAAAGTCGAGTCCGCTCTTGAGCAAGTGGATCCGGACAAAAATTATTATTGAAGGCCACACAGATAACACTGGAAATGCTGATATCAACACCGAGCTTTCACAAAAAAGAGCCCAAGCTGTTGAGACCTTCCTCCAAAAAGGTCACATGGCTCAAGTAGAGATGGAAGCCGTGGGTAAAGGTTCTAGCAGTCCTATTAGTGATAATAAAACAGCTAAAGGCCGCGCTGAGAATAGACGTATTGATCTCGTCATTGAAACAAACTAATGACAAGACCTATATTGCCCATAGAAAAATGGAATGAATTAAAAAGAGAGTTGATGCGCAATTGGCATCAACTCTCTGATTCTGAGTTTGAAAATCTTGAACGCAATACTCAGTCAGCTCTGGATCTTTTAAAACGTCGTGTGGATTTTTCTCTAGATGAAAACTCAGTGAAAGTGCGAGAGATTCTTGAACGCTTTCAGCGAGTTGAAAAAGAACATGAGTATCCCACCTCTTTAAGCAAAAATCAGTTCGGTTTCAAAAACAAACCTAAGCAGCGAAAACTTGACCCTCCACGAGGACCTAGGCAGCCTTAATATATGGGTGCATCCTTTTTAAATGCCATTATTGGGGGCCTCGTAACAGGTCTTTCGACGATCATTGGCGCTCTTCCCGTTCGCTTTCAACGCTCTTCCGGCGTATGGAATCCTTGGCGCCTTCTCAATCTAGATTTTGCATTAGGCATGATGATTGTCGCCGCGGTGATGAACCTTATCATGCCCGCTTTTCAAAGCACTCCTGACTCTTTGAGTATTATCTTTTGCATACTTTCTGGCATCGTGAGTCTGCGAGTTTTAAGTCGCCTCTTGCATCGCTCTAGCCCTGAGCATTGGAAAACCCATGGACGCACAACTTTATTTATTATTGCGATGATGTTGCATAACTTTCCTGAAGGCATGGCCTCGGGAGCGGCTTTGAGTGACTCTATTTCTGACGCCAGGAACTGGGGAGTTGTCCTAGCTATTGTTCTGCAAAACTTTCCCGAAGGGCTTGCCACGGCCGCGGCCTTTCTGTCTTTGGGAGTTTCTCGTAAGACGGCCTTCTGGGGAGCTGCACTGACAGGTTTTGTAGAAATCTTTGGTGGTTTGGTTGCAGGGCTCTTTGCGACGGTCACACATAATAGTTTGCCCTTTATATTGGCTTTTGCTGGTGGTGCCATGCTGATAGTGACCATCGAAGAAATTGCTCATAAGATCCACGATCAGGGCTTTAAGTATCTTGGGCGTCTGGATTTCCTCTTGGGATTAGGTCTAATTCTGATTCTAAATCTCTCTCTTTCCTTCTCATAACAAGATCTGTGATATTACCTAGACAGTACCCATGAGAAGCTCTAGGCTTTCTTATATGAATTTTACGAATTTGCAGACCTTAGCTATCGCAGCCCTTGTTGTTTATTTCGGAATGTATCTAAAGAAAAAAATTTCTTTTATTGATCGTTACAATCTTCCCGCTCCCGTCATTGGTGGATTTATTTTTGCTCTCGCCGTGTCGGTTCTTAAATCCTATGATTTTGTTGAGCTCAAGTTTTTAAAAAACTACGAAGAAAGCTTGATGATTGCGTTCTTTGCTTCCATTGGGTACTCAGCCTCTTTACGCCTTCTGAAAGAGGGTGGAAAACTAGTTCTTATCTTTCTAGCACTGGCGGTCGGTGGTCTTTTACTGCAAGTGGGTGCCGGACTTGGTGTTGCTAAAGTCCTCGGAGAACACCCCCTCATGGGAATTCTAACGGGCCCTATCGCCCTGACAGGTGGCCCAGGGACTGCTCTTGCCTTTGCGCCGTTGATAGAAGCAAAAGGCGTGGAAGGGGCTTCAATCATTGGCCTGACTGCCGCTATGGGAGGAATCCTTATTGGGGGTCTTTTAGGAAACCCTATCGCCACCTATTTAATTCGTAAGCATCGCCTGAAAGATGAAGTCACTTCTCAGAATATCAAAAAGTCTGAAGAGCTGATTTTGAAAGCATATCCCGGCAAAGATATTATCGTTACGATTTTAGCACTTTGTTTTATTATGGGGATCGGGACAACACTCAGTTCATGGATTAATGATCTTGGAGTTACCTTGCCCGTTTATATCGGCTCTATGGTCATTGCTGCCATTGTCAGAAATATTGAAGATGTAAAACCTATCTTCCGAATTAATCCAGATTGGATTGAAGAAATCGGAGGAGTTGCATTAACACTATTTATCGCAACAGCAATTATGACCCTTCGCCTCGAAGAACTGCGCCATGCGGCTTTGCCTCTGATCATGTTCCTAGTTACTCAAGCATTGTTTGTAGCCTTAGTAGCTTTAGGCCCCTCGTTTAGACTTACTGGCAAAGATTATGAAGCCTCAGTGATTAGTGCTGGATACGTTGGTTTTATGATGGGAACTTCAGCAAACGCCATGGCAAATATGTCATCACTTGTGCAAAAATATGGCCCTTCTCCAAAGGCCTTCTTGGTAGTTCCACTTGTAGGATCGTGTTTTATTGATTTTATAAATGCTGCGATCATCACTTTATTTATTAACTTATTTTAAACTGATCCATCACCATGGCGAAGGCTTTAACGGCCCTATTCCGATTATCGGCGCAAAGATCTCTTTAGACTTTGCGCCTTTATACTTTTAAGCCAGTAAGATTCTTGCTTCGGTATAGGCTTGTATGTCTCAGCTATCCATTAAGCACTTCAGATGCCCCCATTGTGGAGAAAAAAACTTCTCCAAGCGAGGTTACTTCTATAAAAAGAGCACTAAAACTTACATCCCAAGATATCAGTGTTTGGCCTGCAAGAAGTCCTTTTCTACTAGAACTTTATCCCCTACATTTGGACAAAAAAGAGTCGATCTTAATGTACAGATTTTTAAACTTGCAACCTCAGGAGTAGCTCTAAGAGAGATCGCAAGACTATTAAACTGTAACTATAAAACCGTGTACTATAAATTTAAATGGCTCGGCCATAGAGCAAAAGAGTTTCACAAGAATCAACATTTCAATTCCAAAGAAGTGTTTTTTGATGAAATGGAATCTATTGAACATACAAAACTCAAACCCCTTACTATTGCACTAGCAGTTAATGAACATTACCAATTATTAGGTGTTCAGGTAGGAAGTATTCCCGCCAAGGGACATCTTGCGAATATAGCTTATAGAAAATACGGGTATAGAGCTAACGAGTCCTCTGATAAAATCAATGAGCTTCTTTTAAGCATCAGATCCAAAGCGGAATCCATTCAAGAAATCAAATCGGATGCAAAACCACTTTATAAGAAACTCGTACAAAATATCTTCCCGAATGTTCCCTATAAACAGTTCACTAGCAGAGATAATAAAGAAAAAAGAAGAGAACAAAAGTATCTAAGCTCTGAAAAAAGAATCCATGATCCACTTTTCCCACTCAACCATACCTGTGCTGTATTAAGAGATCACATCAAAAGACTTGCTAGAAAAAGTTGGTGTACATCCAAAATCAAAGAACATCTCGAACTGAATATCTATTTGTACATAGCTAAGCTGAATCAATACAGATTCATGTAGTTCAAAAATAAGAAAATATTCCAATAGATTCCTTGAAAGCAAAATTTGTGGAGAAGTCTAAGTGAGTCTCTGGCCGAAAGCGGCCTTTGCGGGGGCCTGGATGGCCCGAACCGATGCCAAAGGCAGCGGCCGCAATTGAGCTAGGATGGCGTGCCGCTGAAGCGCTAGAGACTCACTTAGATTGCTCCGCAAATCCCTCGCTTAAAACCAGTCTAGTGGATCAGTTTACTAGGTGCACTGCTTTCCCTGAGAGCCATCACCTTTGCAGCCAAGAGCCTCACGCATTTTAGGATCAGCCATCATGATCTTATTCACACGATCGCTGGCCTTAGGGTGGCTTGAGTAATCATCATCTGCATCTGCCTCTTGAAGA carries:
- a CDS encoding outer membrane protein, producing the protein MKLRNHLSLSGLLVAAVLVVGCASKPPQYENISSSANPSSEIERTEEMLREARERQVDVLSPDNYADARKALEKAKEQRRNGASNEKVLTEVAYARGWLDEANAKSQITETAISDIRDARAGALRAGAPQMFSSEWDKYEKELKSVTSSIEKNNLSPAEKKGNDLVTRYRDLEIKSVRHAQLGEAEKILESARKDDAEKRAPKTYEMASTTFRNAERTIARDSRNMAMIQEVSRDADMRARHLSEVMEKVKAGNTEALVLTAERQRHDLKDLRRDYASTESELNQTSQERDRLQQTYIASTSAEKIRKHFKPNEAEVFTQNGKVMVRLKGLQFPTGKDTIGPRNQALLNKVESALEQVDPDKNYY
- a CDS encoding outer membrane protein (COG2885 Outer membrane protein and related peptidoglycan-associated (lipo)proteins) translates to MSKWIRTKIIIEGHTDNTGNADINTELSQKRAQAVETFLQKGHMAQVEMEAVGKGSSSPISDNKTAKGRAENRRIDLVIETN
- a CDS encoding gufA protein (COG0428 Predicted divalent heavy-metal cations transporter), with the protein product MGASFLNAIIGGLVTGLSTIIGALPVRFQRSSGVWNPWRLLNLDFALGMMIVAAVMNLIMPAFQSTPDSLSIIFCILSGIVSLRVLSRLLHRSSPEHWKTHGRTTLFIIAMMLHNFPEGMASGAALSDSISDARNWGVVLAIVLQNFPEGLATAAAFLSLGVSRKTAFWGAALTGFVEIFGGLVAGLFATVTHNSLPFILAFAGGAMLIVTIEEIAHKIHDQGFKYLGRLDFLLGLGLILILNLSLSFS
- a CDS encoding sodium/glutamate symport carrier protein (COG0786 Na+/glutamate symporter), with product MNFTNLQTLAIAALVVYFGMYLKKKISFIDRYNLPAPVIGGFIFALAVSVLKSYDFVELKFLKNYEESLMIAFFASIGYSASLRLLKEGGKLVLIFLALAVGGLLLQVGAGLGVAKVLGEHPLMGILTGPIALTGGPGTALAFAPLIEAKGVEGASIIGLTAAMGGILIGGLLGNPIATYLIRKHRLKDEVTSQNIKKSEELILKAYPGKDIIVTILALCFIMGIGTTLSSWINDLGVTLPVYIGSMVIAAIVRNIEDVKPIFRINPDWIEEIGGVALTLFIATAIMTLRLEELRHAALPLIMFLVTQALFVALVALGPSFRLTGKDYEASVISAGYVGFMMGTSANAMANMSSLVQKYGPSPKAFLVVPLVGSCFIDFINAAIITLFINLF
- a CDS encoding putative transposase, whose amino-acid sequence is MACKKSFSTRTLSPTFGQKRVDLNVQIFKLATSGVALREIARLLNCNYKTVYYKFKWLGHRAKEFHKNQHFNSKEVFFDEMESIEHTKLKPLTIALAVNEHYQLLGVQVGSIPAKGHLANIAYRKYGYRANESSDKINELLLSIRSKAESIQEIKSDAKPLYKKLVQNIFPNVPYKQFTSRDNKEKRREQKYLSSEKRIHDPLFPLNHTCAVLRDHIKRLARKSWCTSKIKEHLELNIYLYIAKLNQYRFM